The Deltaproteobacteria bacterium genomic sequence CCAAACGGCGGTTGAGGCGCTCCAAGGAAAACACCACGGCATGGAAGTTGGCCAGCGCGGGCAACAGGAGATGCTCTTCGGCAAGAGCCTGCGAAGACCGCGTGGAAAGCCGCGCCGGTTCCATCAGGGTGAGCCAGCTGCCGGCGGTGAGCGGTATCGGGTTGGCGTCGTCGCCCTTGCTGCCGGCCGGGTCGATCAGGTCCATGAACAGTGCGACATTCGGCGGCAGCGCGGACACCCACGCGACCCCCTGTCGCGCCGAAAGCGTGCCGGTTCCCGCCGTGGGTGCCTGTCCGGGTTCGATGGTCATGTCCAGCCGCGGCAGCGGCGCGACGTCCCGGGACAGGAAAGCGGAGACGTCCCTGAGCCATGCATCGACGTGCGCCGCCAATTCCGCATCCCGTGTGGCGGTCAGCCCGTCCGCCGGAAGCCGCCGGAGCACCGTGCCCGGCAACCCCTTGGCGACAAGGCCCAGGGTGGTGTCTTCGTGCTGGGATGCGACGCCGGGAAGGAGACGGCCGGCATCGGCGCGCAGCAAGTGGCACGGTGTCGATTGCTGAACGCCGTTCCGGCGTTCGACCATGAACAGGTCGACGGCGCCTGCCTCGACGAACCAGACGAACCGCGGATCGTCCGTCTCCACCGGCAAGTTGCCGGCGCAGGGGACGGCGGTTCCGGACTCGGCGGCGAGGTGGGCGAGCGAGCAGGGTTCCGGGGTCTCCATCAGCCCTCCCGGACCAGCCGGTGGTACAATCCGTCTTCGTCGGCCATCAGTCGGTCATGGGTGCCGCGCTGCACTTCCTCCCCCTTGTCGAGAACAACGATCTCGTCGCAGTCCCGCACCGTGCTCAGCCTGTGCGCCACGATCAGGCAGCTCACACCCCGGCGTCGAAGCGCGTCGTCGACGGATTCCTCGGTGGCGGCGTCGAGAGCGCTCGTCGCCTCGTCGAGAATCAGCAACGTCGGGTTGCCCGACAGCGCCCGGGCGATTTCCAGCCGTTGCCGTTGGCCGCCGCTGAAATTGCCGCCGTCTTCCTGGACCGGCGTGGCGTATCCGAAAGGGCGGTTGAGGATCTCGTCGTGGATGCGGGCGTCGCGGGCCGCAGCAATGACGTCATCGTCGGGAACGGCGGGGTTCCACAGGGTGATGTTCTCGCGCACGGTGGCGGAGAAGAGGGCGACGTGCTGGTCCACCATCGCAAGGGACCGCGACAGCACTTCGTCCGGAATCTCGTTTCGTGGCCGGCCGTCGAACAGGATCTCGCCGGACCAGGGTTGATAGACCCCGGCAACCAGACGCGACAACGTCGATTTTCCCGATCCGCTTGGACCGACGACCGCGACCCTTTGTCCCGGTTTGATGACCAGGTCGACACCCTTGATCAACGGCGGCCGACCCGGATTGTAACCGAAGGTCACGTCGCGCAGTTCCACCTGCCCGGCCAGTCGCAGCCGGCCGTCCAGTGTGGCGATGGACTCCGACGCCAGGGGACGGCGCGTGAGGCCCGGATCTTCCGATGTTTCCGTGATGTCGTCCAGGCGCTGCATGTCGGTCTCGAACGCCTGACGCTCGTCCGCGAACTCGACAAAACGTCCGACAGGGGCCAGGAAAAGACTCGCGACGATGTAGAACGCCACCAGCGCGCCGAGGGTCATTTCGCCGGCCATGACCTGACTCGCGCCGAAGGCCAGCACCGCAACGTTGCCAAGTATCGTGAACAGGCCCGGCAGGGCCGCGTTGACGTGGCTCAGTTCGGAGAATCGCTGGCGTGCGGCCAACTCCCGGGCCTGATGGCCGGACCAGCGGGAGAAAAAGCTGTCGTCCTCGGCGGTCATCCGCAGGTTGTCCGTTTGATCCAGCATCGACGCGCCGACGCCAAGCAGCAATCCCTGTTCACGCCGCAACGCGTGGCTCTTGTCGGTCCGAATGCGCGTGATCGTGCGCGCGAGCGCCATGT encodes the following:
- a CDS encoding NHLP family bacteriocin export ABC transporter peptidase/permease/ATPase subunit, with protein sequence MFTPVLLQTHSTECGAACLGSVLAYFGRWVPFTELRGRCEVSRDGSTAAGILRAARHYGLECKGRRVTVAQLKKLPLPLILFWEFNHFVILEGFDQRRFYLNDPSSGRRTLSEEEFSAGYSGIALQFEPEAEFQPGGMRPTLRQYLPVWLHGASEGLAYALVCGLLLALLALVIPAAVGLFVDRVLAQHEPLGGLLAGVLAATAVVVYGLTWLKQRCMQRLATRISVMAGNRCLSRLLRLPVDYFNHRLAGELASRILSIDRIANALSNHFLGLLIEIAMSAVFLAVMLTYNPALASIVLALAVLNMALARTITRIRTDKSHALRREQGLLLGVGASMLDQTDNLRMTAEDDSFFSRWSGHQARELAARQRFSELSHVNAALPGLFTILGNVAVLAFGASQVMAGEMTLGALVAFYIVASLFLAPVGRFVEFADERQAFETDMQRLDDITETSEDPGLTRRPLASESIATLDGRLRLAGQVELRDVTFGYNPGRPPLIKGVDLVIKPGQRVAVVGPSGSGKSTLSRLVAGVYQPWSGEILFDGRPRNEIPDEVLSRSLAMVDQHVALFSATVRENITLWNPAVPDDDVIAAARDARIHDEILNRPFGYATPVQEDGGNFSGGQRQRLEIARALSGNPTLLILDEATSALDAATEESVDDALRRRGVSCLIVAHRLSTVRDCDEIVVLDKGEEVQRGTHDRLMADEDGLYHRLVREG